A stretch of DNA from Allomeiothermus silvanus DSM 9946:
TTGCGCTGGCTTTCGACGCAATCAACGGCGAATATAACCGCAACACCCTTTCGCGGGTGCTAGCCCAACCGATCTACCGCGATGCCTTGCTCTCGGGGAAGTTTTTGGCTGGCCTGGCTACCTTGGGGCTGGTGCTGTTGGCGCTGTTTTTGCTAGTGGTGGGGCTTAGCCTGTTGTTTCTGGGGGTGCCTCCGGGAGGGGAGGAGGTAGGGCGGGCGCTGCTGTTTTTGTTGGCTACGCTGGCCTACACCGGAGTCTGGCTAGGGGTGGCCTTGGTGTTTTCGGTGTTGTTTCGTAGCCCCGCCACCTCGGCTTTAGCGGCTATCGCGGTGTGGCTGTTCTTTGCTTTGTTTTGGGGGATCATCGCCCAGCTTCTGGCCCAGGCGATATCCCCTAGCGATGCTTTGGATCCGGAAAGCGCGCTGCGTCAGGCCCAGACCTTGGTGGCGGTCTCGCGCCTCTCGCCTAACACCCTCTATGCCGAAGCCTTACAAGCTTTGCTCAACCCCGGGGTGCGCAGCCTGGGGCCGGTGCTCTTTAGCCAGCTCGAGGGGGCGGTGCTGGGCACTCCGCTCCCGCTAGGACAGAGCTTGCTGCTAGCCTGGCCGCAGCTTACCGGCCTGATCGCTCTGACGCTACTGCTGTTCGCTTTGGCTTACGTATTGTTCCAACGGCGGGAAGTTCGCGCCTAATTCCCCCTAAAAACGCCTAACCAGCGAGGAGGCCCTCGCTGGTTTTCGCTTTGCAAAACGTTAGGCTTTCGCGGGTTCCCGCACCATGAAACCCACGTAGCCCAACACTACTCCTAGCACCAGGTGCAGGAAGTGGTCTGCCATGTTGGTGTTGAGCAGGCTGTTCATGAAGCCGGAAGCGATGAAACCCAGCACTGTCACCACCAGGTAGACGATGCCGAAGATCTGGTTGTAGCTCCTGGACCAGCCGCTGTAGCTGGCCCAAAGACCGAGCAACCCGCTCACCAGATGCACGATGTTGTGCAAAGCGTTGATCCCAAAGCCAAGGAGGCTGGAGCCGCTGAAGAAGCCTACCAGCCCTATCGCTGTCAGCACTGCACCGATGACGCGTGCTACTAGGGTTTGCGTGCCCATGATGCACCTCCTTTCTCCTGTTTTACTTCCATTCTTTACATTAGGCTACAAAATGACAAGCTCCTAGTACACAATTGCGCTTTGCTCCTCGAGGGTAGCGAAAAATATTTGACCAAACGCTCATATATTGCTACGCTCTACTTATAGATGAGTGGATGCTCATATATTGAGTCTCCACTCTCAATAAAGGAGAGTTATGGCCGCGTATTCCTCAAAGTCCTCCACACCTGAGTATTGCTACCGGGTGGAGGGGATGGACTGCGCCGAGTGTGCTAGCAAAATCGAGACCGTTATTGGCAAGACCCCCGGGGCTCGGAATCCGCAGGTGGTGTTTGCTACCCAGACCCTCAGGTTCCACCTGGATGAGTCGGTTACGCCGAGGGAGCAAGTGGAAGCCCGCCTCCGGTCGCTCGGCTACCAACCAACCCTGCAAAGCGCCCCTGGGGAAGGGCAGGCTGCGGGGCTCGAGCACGGTGATACCCACCGGCCCTGGCACGCTACCCGCCAAGGGCACGGGGTGCTCCTTACCGGGGCCCTGCTGGCGGCGGCCTTCGCCTTCGGCTTCCTCGAGCCTCGCCTTGCGCAGTGGGGCTACGTCGCCGCCACGCTAGTCGGGGTCTGGCCGCTGGCCCGCAAGGCCTGGGCGGGGGTAAGGCTGGGCAACCCCTTCGGCATCAACACCCTGGTCACCATCGCTGCCATCGGCGCGGTCGTGATCGGCGAGGCCCCCGAGGCCGCGGTGGTGGTCTTCCTGTTTGCGGTGGGCGAGCTGCTGGAAGGCATCGCCGCCGGAAGGGCCAGAGCAGGGATCAAAGCCCTGGCCGCCTTGGCCCCCAAGACCGCCTTCCTCCTCGAGGGGGAAGGGGAGGACATCCGTACCCGCGAGGTCCCCGCCAGTAGCCTGCGGGTCGGGCAGGTGGTGCAGGTGCGCCCAGGCGGGCGGGTCCCCGCCGACGGCACCATCCTGAGCGGGTTCTCGGCCCTGGACGACTCGCCGGTGACCGGAGAATCGGTGCCGGTCAGCAAGGGCCCCGGTGACCGCGTGTTTGCTGGCTCCATCAACACCGACGGGGTGCTCACCGTGCGGGTGGACAAGGACCCCTCCGACAACACCATTGCCCGCATCATCCACCTCGTCGAGGAGGCCCAGGGGTCCAAAGCCCCCACCGCCCGCTTCATCGACCGCTTCAGCCGCTACTACACCCCTGGGGTCCTGGCGATCGCGACCTTGATCGCGGTGGTGCCCCCCCTGTTCCTGGGCGGAGCCTGGCACGAGTGGCTCTACAAGGCGCTGGCGCTATTGCTCATCGGCTGCCCCTGCGCGCTGGTGCTCTCGGTGCCGGCGGCCATCACCTCGGCCATCTCGGCGGGGGCGCGGCGGGGCCTGCTGATCAAGGGGGGCGCGGTGCTGGAGACCCTCGCCCGCGTCCGCACCGTCGCCTTCGACAAGACCGGCACCCTCACCGAGGGGCGGCCCCGGGTGACCGATGTGGTTGCTCTGGAAGGCTCCGAGGCCGAACTGCTGGGCCTCGCCGCTGCGGTCGAACAGGGCTCCTCCCACCCCCTGGCCAAAGCCATCGTGGAGAAGGCCGACGAGGTGGGGGCCACGCTGCCCCCTTCCAGCGACCAGCAGGCCGTCCAGGGCAAGGGGGCACAAGCCATGGTGCAGGGCCGAACCCTGGTGGTCGGCTCGCCCAGGTACGCAGCCGAACTCGCTCCCCTGGCCGCAGAGGTAGCCGGGCAGATCGAGGCGATGGAACTCCAGGGCAAGACCGTGGTGGTGCTGCTGAACCCGCCCACCCCGCTGGGCCTCATCGCCCTGCGGGACGAGCCGCGGCCCGACGCCCGCGAGGCGCTGGCCCGGCTGGAGGGCCTGGGGGTGCGCTGCGTGATGCTCACCGGCGACAACGCCCGCACGGGCAGGGCCGTCGCCGAGGGGCTGGGCCTGGAGGTGCGGGCCGAGCTGATGCCCGAGGACAAGCTCCGCGCCGTGGGCGAGCTGGGGCAGGGCCGCCCCGTGGCGATGGTGGGCGACGGCATCAACGACGCGCCCGCCCTGGCCCGGGCCGACGTGGGCATCGCCATGGGAGGGGGCACCGACGTGGCCCTCGAGACCGCCGACGCCGCCGTGCTGCGGGGCTCGGTGCGGGGGGTGGCCGAGCTGGTGCGGCTCTCGCGGGGCACGATGCGGGTCGTGGCGCAGAACATCGCCTTCGCGCTGGGCCTGAAGGCGGTGTTCCTGGCCACCACGCTGCTGGGCGTCACCGGGCTGTGGCCCGCCGTCCTCGCCGACACCGGGGCCACTGCTTTGGTCACGCTAAACGCGCTTCGGCT
This window harbors:
- a CDS encoding ABC transporter permease, with the protein product MLPNLEQSRRFREGSPWAGMWAVFFKEMADHLSSVRMRLLEVLIFLSAIGAVYASTQTLRQTVGEDPFLLLKVFTAAQDPLPSFVTFLSFFLPLAAIALAFDAINGEYNRNTLSRVLAQPIYRDALLSGKFLAGLATLGLVLLALFLLVVGLSLLFLGVPPGGEEVGRALLFLLATLAYTGVWLGVALVFSVLFRSPATSALAAIAVWLFFALFWGIIAQLLAQAISPSDALDPESALRQAQTLVAVSRLSPNTLYAEALQALLNPGVRSLGPVLFSQLEGAVLGTPLPLGQSLLLAWPQLTGLIALTLLLFALAYVLFQRREVRA
- a CDS encoding DUF4383 domain-containing protein, with translation MGTQTLVARVIGAVLTAIGLVGFFSGSSLLGFGINALHNIVHLVSGLLGLWASYSGWSRSYNQIFGIVYLVVTVLGFIASGFMNSLLNTNMADHFLHLVLGVVLGYVGFMVREPAKA
- a CDS encoding heavy metal translocating P-type ATPase — encoded protein: MAAYSSKSSTPEYCYRVEGMDCAECASKIETVIGKTPGARNPQVVFATQTLRFHLDESVTPREQVEARLRSLGYQPTLQSAPGEGQAAGLEHGDTHRPWHATRQGHGVLLTGALLAAAFAFGFLEPRLAQWGYVAATLVGVWPLARKAWAGVRLGNPFGINTLVTIAAIGAVVIGEAPEAAVVVFLFAVGELLEGIAAGRARAGIKALAALAPKTAFLLEGEGEDIRTREVPASSLRVGQVVQVRPGGRVPADGTILSGFSALDDSPVTGESVPVSKGPGDRVFAGSINTDGVLTVRVDKDPSDNTIARIIHLVEEAQGSKAPTARFIDRFSRYYTPGVLAIATLIAVVPPLFLGGAWHEWLYKALALLLIGCPCALVLSVPAAITSAISAGARRGLLIKGGAVLETLARVRTVAFDKTGTLTEGRPRVTDVVALEGSEAELLGLAAAVEQGSSHPLAKAIVEKADEVGATLPPSSDQQAVQGKGAQAMVQGRTLVVGSPRYAAELAPLAAEVAGQIEAMELQGKTVVVLLNPPTPLGLIALRDEPRPDAREALARLEGLGVRCVMLTGDNARTGRAVAEGLGLEVRAELMPEDKLRAVGELGQGRPVAMVGDGINDAPALARADVGIAMGGGTDVALETADAAVLRGSVRGVAELVRLSRGTMRVVAQNIAFALGLKAVFLATTLLGVTGLWPAVLADTGATALVTLNALRLLRWRY